The DNA segment AGGTGCTCCCGTCCATTCTCACCTCCGGGGCTTTGCTTCCCCTGGGCGAGTCACCAATAGTATCGTCATCGGGGCGTGGGGCCTTGAACCCGATTCACCTTTTGCACCAACGGTTTACGTCGACGACACTACCGATCGTCGGGGTCCGATAAACTGTTCCGAAGGCGCAAACTCGGACGCCCGCGCATCCCTAACAACCCCACCAACCAGCACCCCAAACCCTAGCCGACCCTCGAATCCCGCGGAGGCGTCAAAGCTCCGCGCGCCGGCAACCTTTCAGGGACCGTCGCGGTCCCCCGCCGTGGGCGTGTAGAATGTCCAAATATCGATGAGGAGAGGTTCCTCAGGCCGCCTGCAATGACGTGGGTTTTGCGCGGAAGGACCAGATCAACAAGCCCCCCAGCGCCACGAAGCCGAACGCCGACAGGCCGATACCCAGGCGGAAGGACGCGGGCTCGTAGCGGAAGGCCAGGCGGTGCGTGCCGGCCGGGAGCGCCACGCCTCGCATGGCGCGGTTGGTCCGGAGGATCTCGGCGGGCCGGCCGTTCACAGTCAGAGTCCAGCCCGGGTAGTTCATGTCGCCCACCACGACCAACCCCGGGGAGCGCAGGACGGCCGTGAACTCAACCCGCTGCGGCTCGTCGAGCGTCAGGGTCACGGTCTCCAACGGGTCGGGATCGACGGGCGAGAGGAATGGGTCGAGCTCCCTGGGCCGGTCGGTCTCAACCCAGGCGACGGTATGCGGGTCGCGCACCGGCAGGCCCGGCAGGTTCCAAAACTCGTCCGCCTGGTAGATCAACTCCTTGACCAGCCGGAAGCGGTCGTTGACCCGCAGGCCCTGAATCGGAGGAACGACGTAGGCGCGGTGGACGACCCAGGCCCGGGGAAAGGCCTTCTCATTACGGAAGACGTGGAAGTCCTCGGTCTCCTTCCAGCGTTTGCGGCGCTCGTCTCCACCCGGGCCGTCGAACTCATTGGGCCCGGGATAGATGAGCGTCGACCCGCGGACGACCGATGCGTAGCCGCGCGCCCGGCTATCCCAGCTCAGGTGGCCGGGAACGATGAAGTAGCGGGTGTTCCACAGGTCGAACCCCCGCCTGGGGTAATACCAGACCTTCTGCCCCGGCTTCAGGCCGTGAACCCGAAGCGTCTGTTCGCTGGGCGTAAGCGACCAGGGGAGGAAGAAAAGGCCGTAGTCCATCGGCTCGATCGTGTCGTGGTGGTAGGTCAGGCGGACGCCCAGCGGCAAGTTGTAGTTGGGCCGCAGCGTGCTTCGCTCCCAGCTAGTGATGCTAGCGAACGAACGAGGCTCGCCGGCGCTGAACCAATTGCTAGGCCACCAGGCTCCGATCCTCCCGACCCGGAATGGACCGGGCGAGGGGTTCGCCTGCTCCGCCTCTCGGATGACCTCCAGCGCTTTCGGCGTCCCCTCGAAGGCGTCCTGTGGAACCGTCACGACGTGGTACGCGTTCGCCCAGACCAGGTCGAGCATCAAAACCGATACCGCCAGGCCCCCCGCCAGCCTCGGCCGACGCCGGGCGAGGAGAATCAGCCCGCAAACGACGACGCCGGCGACGACCCCATGCGTGATCCCGGCGCGGAGGTCCCAGACCGCCCTGGCGACGTTGAGCGGTTCGTCGCTGTTGCGGAGGCTGTCGGCCAGGGCGTTGAACCGACCAAGCATCGGCCCAGCACCCAGCCATGAGGCCGCCAGGGCGCAGACGCTCACCCCGAGCAAGGCGCCCGCAACGACCCAGGCCCGGCGCGATCGCTCTTTCGACTCCGTATCCCGCTCCGTCAAGCGATCCCACCCCATCGCCGCCAGCCCCGAAAGCGCCAGCGAGCAGAGCACGAACAGCTTCGGCGGATACCGGAACGAGCGGAAGCCAGGAAGGAGCGAGGCGAGCAGCCAGTAGACGCCGCCGTCGCCGTCGCGCATGTACCCGTCGGCGCGGACCTGCCAATTAAAGGGCGGCTCGATCGGCCCGAGCACGGATTCCCACCCCGGCACGAGCCGCGCCCAGAGCAAGGGGCTGCCGAAAGAGCCGAGCGCCGCCAGGAAGCTGACCACGGCCACGACGCTCAGCCAGGCCCGCCACGGCGGCCCCTTCCGAACCCCGAACGCCGAGAGCGCCAGAACGATCGTCAGCCAGCCCAGGTACAGCGACGGCATCCAAAGCCGGTTCGCCGGTTTCGGCGGGATCATGTCGAGCCACGACCGATAGCCCCCTTCGAGCGTGCCGAAAGCGTTCGGCCAGATCGTGTCGAGCACCTGGAGCGGGTTCGGACTGTAGGCATAGAAGTCGTGGAACCCTTCCGACTCGGCCGCGCGGAAGCTCATGCTCGAATATTCGAGGACAGGCAAAAGCTGGGCCCCCGCGAGCGCCAGCCCCAGCACCGAGGCGCCGAGCAGCCCTGCGCTCCTGGTGAGGAACGCCCTCACCGGCGGGCTGGTCCGCGCCTTGCGAACCAGGAAGACCCCGAGCACTCCCCACAGCGCGCACGCGATGGCCCCGTGCGGCGGCCGGATCGGCGCTGGGTCGCCAATCTTCGCGGTCCCGATCCAGCGGATCACCCACGCCGCCCAGTACGACACCGCGAGCAAACCGATCAGCACCGCCGCTGCTGCCAACCCCAGCCGCTTGAGGAGCCGGCTGATCGTCGCGGGGGGACCTGCCGCCGCCGACAGACCCGCTGCATACCCCCCCGCGCACACCACAACCAGGTAGGCCGCCTCCGGATCGCCGCCGAGCACCTGCAAGGCCAGCACCAGAGCCAAGGCCGCCAGCGCCGACCTCTGGCCCAGGCGCAGCCAACGATCGGCCGCCAGCAGCCCGAGCGGCAGCCACGCCGCGCCGACCAGAAAGATCATGTTGCTCGTCTGAGACAGCAACGGCACGCCGAACCCGTACGCCAGCGAGCCCAGCGCCGATCCGACCGGCGAGATCCGCCATCCTCGGAGCAGCGCCCACATCGCACCAAAAGCCAGGGCGACGTGGCCGACCACGTACCAGCGCACCGCCCACGCGTGGGGCAGGACGAAGAAGACGAGCTTGCCGGGATAGAGGACCGCGGCCGTGGGGTTCCCCAGAAGCGGCGTCCCCGCGCTCGCCTCCGGCGCCCAGAGCGGCCAGCGCCCGGCGTCCCACTCCTGCTGCACGCGGCGCAGCAAAGGATAGTAAAAATGTCCCGCGTCCTGAAACGCGAGTTGCCGGCCGCGCAACAGGATCGGTTCGAATACCAACAGAAGGGGCACAGCCAGGCACAAGAGCGCCAGGCCGACCCGCGCCATACGCTTCATCGCGAGCGATCCAAGGACGCCAGGCAAAGGGAACCCGAGAAGTGGAGCGCGCCTCTTGGTTCAATTTCCGAAGCGAGCGCGTCCGCGAGACGACCCGCACGAGCCTGCCACGCCGCGCGGACCGAGGTGCGTGCTCTATCTAAGGAGGGAGGATCGAGAAGCCCGTTTCT comes from the Paludisphaera rhizosphaerae genome and includes:
- a CDS encoding YfhO family protein, with amino-acid sequence MKRMARVGLALLCLAVPLLLVFEPILLRGRQLAFQDAGHFYYPLLRRVQQEWDAGRWPLWAPEASAGTPLLGNPTAAVLYPGKLVFFVLPHAWAVRWYVVGHVALAFGAMWALLRGWRISPVGSALGSLAYGFGVPLLSQTSNMIFLVGAAWLPLGLLAADRWLRLGQRSALAALALVLALQVLGGDPEAAYLVVVCAGGYAAGLSAAAGPPATISRLLKRLGLAAAAVLIGLLAVSYWAAWVIRWIGTAKIGDPAPIRPPHGAIACALWGVLGVFLVRKARTSPPVRAFLTRSAGLLGASVLGLALAGAQLLPVLEYSSMSFRAAESEGFHDFYAYSPNPLQVLDTIWPNAFGTLEGGYRSWLDMIPPKPANRLWMPSLYLGWLTIVLALSAFGVRKGPPWRAWLSVVAVVSFLAALGSFGSPLLWARLVPGWESVLGPIEPPFNWQVRADGYMRDGDGGVYWLLASLLPGFRSFRYPPKLFVLCSLALSGLAAMGWDRLTERDTESKERSRRAWVVAGALLGVSVCALAASWLGAGPMLGRFNALADSLRNSDEPLNVARAVWDLRAGITHGVVAGVVVCGLILLARRRPRLAGGLAVSVLMLDLVWANAYHVVTVPQDAFEGTPKALEVIREAEQANPSPGPFRVGRIGAWWPSNWFSAGEPRSFASITSWERSTLRPNYNLPLGVRLTYHHDTIEPMDYGLFFLPWSLTPSEQTLRVHGLKPGQKVWYYPRRGFDLWNTRYFIVPGHLSWDSRARGYASVVRGSTLIYPGPNEFDGPGGDERRKRWKETEDFHVFRNEKAFPRAWVVHRAYVVPPIQGLRVNDRFRLVKELIYQADEFWNLPGLPVRDPHTVAWVETDRPRELDPFLSPVDPDPLETVTLTLDEPQRVEFTAVLRSPGLVVVGDMNYPGWTLTVNGRPAEILRTNRAMRGVALPAGTHRLAFRYEPASFRLGIGLSAFGFVALGGLLIWSFRAKPTSLQAA